The sequence CACATGCCGCGCGTGACGAGCAGGGTGCGCAGCCAGCGCGCGTAGTCCTCCAGGATGGCGGGGCGGGACGCGTCGAGCGCCTGGACGAGGTAGCGCACGTGGAAGACGGCGTCCTCGTCGCCAAAGCGGCGGGCGCGCTGGATGCCGTAGCGCGCGGTCCAGAACGGATCTTCGTACAAAGCTTGAACAGAATTGGAAGCGAGGGACGCGGTCCGGGCTTCCACCTGATGGCTCACGTTCGACATGGTGTCAGACCCCGAGCGTGCGGCAGGTGGTGGAGACCAGCTCGCGGACGCTCTTGCCGAAGAAGGTCACGGCCAGCTCCTCTTCGAGAACGGGACCCCAGTCGAAGGCGAGCCCGCCCACGGCGATGGGCAGGGACGGGGACACCTCGCGCACCTTGCGCACGGCCTCGCGGACCTGCGGCATGTGGAAGGGCATGGTGACGGAGAGGGCCAGGAGGTTGGGCGGGGTCTCGCGCACCATGCGGGCCAGGTGATCCGCGGGCACGTTGGCGCCGAGGAAGCGCACGTCGAAGCCGGCCATCTCCAGGAAGTCGCTGGCCATGCGCGCGCCCACCTCGTGCAGCTCGCCCTCCACGCACGCCATCATCACGATCTTGCCGTTGGACGGGTCGCGGGGCAGGTGGCGGTACAGGTGGGCCAGGACGTACTGGGAGATGGCGGTGGCCAGGTGTTCCTGGGCCACGGAGATGGTGTTCTCCTGCCAGAGCCGGCCGATTTCGTACTGCGCGGCCTGGATGACCTCCAGGTGCAGCTCCTGGAGGGGGATGCCGCACAGCAGGCCGTCATCCACGAGCAGGCGCAGGGCCTCCTGACGATTTCCGGAGAGCTGCGCGGCCAGGTACCGCGCCCGCAGCGTGTCGATGGCAGGGGTCGATTGGATCACGAGAACCAGGGCGGTGGCGGACGGGGCAGGGTAGGGAGCTTCCGACTTTCGTTAAACCCTGGAGCGTCCGACCGCATTGGTAAGTGAACACTTATCGCTGCTGGGGGGCAGCCGGCTGCTTTTCTGCTTGCAGCTCAAGCGAACTCCCGGGTGGGCGGCGGGAAGCCGGGATTTCCCCGGCCCGGGGTGGCCGGGATGGGGGGAAACGGGGTAGGGACGCCGCTTTCTTCAAAAAGGCCGGTGACAGATTTCGGGGGCACCGGTGTTCCCCTGGCCAACCGGGAGGCGCGTGCGGTGTCCGTCGATGTGGAGGCCTATTACCGACGCTATG comes from Corallococcus macrosporus and encodes:
- a CDS encoding cobalamin-dependent protein, translating into MIQSTPAIDTLRARYLAAQLSGNRQEALRLLVDDGLLCGIPLQELHLEVIQAAQYEIGRLWQENTISVAQEHLATAISQYVLAHLYRHLPRDPSNGKIVMMACVEGELHEVGARMASDFLEMAGFDVRFLGANVPADHLARMVRETPPNLLALSVTMPFHMPQVREAVRKVREVSPSLPIAVGGLAFDWGPVLEEELAVTFFGKSVRELVSTTCRTLGV